One window from the genome of Bicyclus anynana chromosome 25, ilBicAnyn1.1, whole genome shotgun sequence encodes:
- the LOC112051394 gene encoding uncharacterized protein LOC112051394 — MMTISESQFSSNKRSSIHKINDRVVHRDSFDDCTSSSSVNSSLITKRGFKPSDMFDPKKKEFLTNLSYKLFPVSWNDEDLSGIELPPPEYILEDLENKPIIVGDKEVDLNKIFTPAADAEEHIIKKDKKFEKTFASSAFYVPGVHPTVREQMDLARAISKSLSDSSNHMSKGQSMYVNRKKRSVKWVHEGRGRNTSNQCTTATPVANHDTPYRPPSSLRNQKTYPKSALKHSSNIPKMEPFPLTPPTITVQNVELPVPLAPTKLNDVYASPKSPRLPLVSGPNFNVAPRGWGEMKDYYRPVTLDGVGNAKPDYTDY; from the exons ATGATGACGATAAGTGAGAGCCAGTTCTCCTCCAACAAGAGGTCCAGCATCCACAAGATCAACGACCGCGTGGTACACAGGGACAGCTTCGATGACTGCACCAGCTCGTCCAGCGTCAACAGTTCCCTCATCACCAAACGAGGGTTCAAACCCTCGGACATGTTTGACCCCAAAAAAAAAGAGTTCCTAACCAACCTCAGCTATAAGCTTTTCCCTGTAAGTTGG AACGATGAAGACTTGTCCGGGATTGAATTGCCTCCACCGGAGTATATCCTT GAAGACTTGGAAAACAAACCGATCATCGTCGGTGATAAGGAGGTGGACTTAAACAAGATATTCACTCCAGCAGCTGATGCTGAGGAGCATATCATCAAAAAAGATAAGAAATTTG AAAAAACCTTCGCATCATCAGCGTTCTACGTCCCCGGCGTCCACCCCACGGTTAGAGAACAGATGGACCTCGCGCGAGCGATCTCCAAGTCGCTGTCAGACTCGAGCAACCACATGAGCAAGGGGCAGAGCATGTATGTCAACAGGAAGAAACGTTCCGTCAAATGGGTGCACGAAGGACGAG GGCGCAACACATCAAACCAATGTACCACAGCAACACCAGTCGCGAACCACGATACGCCGTACCGTCCACCATCGAGTCTGCGAAACCAAAAAACATACCCAAAATCCGCTCTCAAACATTCGTCGAATATACCAAAAATGGAACCATTTCCGCTAACACCTCCAACAATAACGGTCCAAAATGTCGAATTGCCCGTACCTTTAGCACCAACTAAACTAAACGATGTCTATGCCTCACCAAAGAGCCCTCGTTTACCTTTAGTCTCTGGACCGAATTTTAACGTAGCGCCGCGCGGCTGGGGTGAGATGAAGGACTACTACAGACCTGTAACACTAGATGGCGTTGGAAACGCTAAACCTGATTACACAGATTATTAA